The DNA sequence TGTGATTGCCGTGGGCAAGCGTCACGCCTAACAACTCAGACACTAACACTTCCATGTTTCGCAGGGCGTGGGAAGGAACTTTCAAGGGATCCACCATCGGTTCGACTAAGATCGAAAACATCCCCAAGCGATTCCCCGCTAGCACGTCGGTGAACAAGCGATCGCCCACCATTGCCACTCGTTCCACGGGTAAATTCATCTCTGCCACAGCCTGCCGCAACTTCCGCCGCGAAGGTTTGCGCGCCCCGGTAATGTAGGGTAAATCCAAGGCTTGCGCGATTCTACCGATGCGATTTTCACTGAGGTTATTGCTGACTAACCATAACGGGACGGTATCCCGCAATTGCGTTACCCACTCGATCACTTCAGGTGAAACCTCCCGTTTTCTGAGGGGAACGAGGGTTTCATCGACATCTAACACTAATCCTTTGAGGTGATATTTTTGTAAGATTTCGGGTGTTAAATCAATGACGGGACCGCCGAGAACGAGGTTGGGTTGTAAGTGGATT is a window from the Oscillatoria sp. FACHB-1406 genome containing:
- a CDS encoding YqeG family HAD IIIA-type phosphatase → MALKIHLQPNLVLGGPVIDLTPEILQKYHLKGLVLDVDETLVPLRKREVSPEVIEWVTQLRDTVPLWLVSNNLSENRIGRIAQALDLPYITGARKPSRRKLRQAVAEMNLPVERVAMVGDRLFTDVLAGNRLGMFSILVEPMVDPLKVPSHALRNMEVLVSELLGVTLAHGNHRLHPPHRR